The Candidatus Binatia bacterium genome includes a region encoding these proteins:
- the rplI gene encoding 50S ribosomal protein L9 gives MEVILREDVADLGSVGDVVKVKPGFARNFLLPRGLAAVADTRNVHVLEHQKRLAADKGERDRRQAQTAADRLSKVRLTIKTRAGEEGKLFGSVTNLDIERALATQGFTVERRRIRLEEPIKSVGEHVVPVHLGVGIDAQVTVLVEAES, from the coding sequence ATGGAAGTGATTTTGCGTGAAGATGTTGCTGACCTCGGCAGTGTCGGAGACGTCGTAAAGGTTAAGCCAGGATTTGCACGTAACTTTTTGCTGCCACGGGGCCTAGCGGCCGTTGCCGACACACGGAACGTCCATGTTCTAGAACATCAGAAACGCCTGGCTGCCGACAAGGGCGAGCGTGACCGCCGCCAGGCGCAGACTGCTGCCGACCGGCTGAGCAAAGTACGCCTGACGATCAAAACCCGTGCGGGTGAGGAAGGCAAACTCTTTGGTTCGGTGACCAATCTGGATATCGAGAGGGCATTGGCCACGCAGGGATTTACGGTCGAGCGCCGCCGCATCCGCTTGGAAGAGCCAATCAAATCGGTCGGTGAACACGTGGTGCCGGTTCACCTCGGGGTGGGCATCGATGCGCAGGTAACCGTTCTCGTGGAAGCCGAGTCGTAG